The proteins below are encoded in one region of Candidatus Epulonipiscium sp.:
- the xerD gene encoding site-specific tyrosine recombinase XerD gives MEEVVGRYADYLKDLKGASENTILSYQRDLKNFIIFLQGIGINRIENVNRTNITAYLLELQKSGKASSTISRNIASIRSLFQFLQKTDLMDEDPTLNLESPKIQKKLPEVLSIQEVDILLRQPSENNLKGIRDKAMLEVLYATGIRVSELICLKEDCINLTLEYVKCKDPNLSKERIIPLGTSAVNALSTYIEKARFAMVRDPKEKTLFVNCSGRPMTRQGFWKIIKVYSKKANIKKAITPHMLRHSFAAHMVANGADLQSVQEMLGHSDISTTQVYAQLNKNKLKEVYLKAHPRA, from the coding sequence ATGGAAGAAGTTGTTGGTAGATATGCAGATTATCTAAAGGATCTAAAAGGTGCATCCGAAAATACTATTCTTTCCTATCAGAGAGATCTTAAAAATTTTATTATATTTCTACAAGGTATAGGAATAAATAGAATTGAAAATGTAAATCGGACAAATATCACTGCATATTTACTGGAATTACAAAAAAGTGGAAAAGCATCTTCTACTATATCAAGAAATATCGCTTCCATTCGTTCGCTTTTTCAGTTTTTACAAAAGACAGATTTAATGGATGAGGACCCCACTTTAAACTTAGAATCTCCCAAAATACAAAAGAAATTACCTGAGGTTTTATCAATACAAGAAGTAGATATCTTATTAAGACAACCTAGTGAAAATAATCTTAAAGGGATTAGGGACAAGGCGATGCTTGAAGTTTTATATGCCACAGGAATAAGAGTTTCAGAGCTAATTTGTCTAAAAGAGGATTGCATTAACTTAACTTTAGAGTATGTAAAATGTAAGGATCCTAATCTCTCTAAAGAAAGAATTATACCCCTTGGAACTTCAGCTGTTAATGCATTGAGTACATATATAGAAAAAGCAAGATTTGCGATGGTTAGGGACCCTAAAGAAAAAACATTATTTGTAAATTGTAGTGGTAGGCCCATGACTAGGCAAGGCTTTTGGAAAATAATAAAAGTCTATTCAAAAAAGGCCAATATAAAAAAAGCCATAACACCCCATATGTTAAGACATTCCTTTGCAGCCCATATGGTAGCTAATGGAGCGGATTTACAGTCTGTTCAAGAAATGCTTGGACACTCTGATATATCAACAACACAAGTATATGCGCAATTAAATAAGAATAAACTAAAAGAAGTTTATTTGAAAGCACATCCGAGGGCTTAA
- the spoIIM gene encoding stage II sporulation protein M has protein sequence MRTKKRVVSKKEILYGISILALLLGICVGAIFANYMNYIQNQELINYMNNFFMGFPDRNISYLDILKQSILSHGRTIALLWVFGLGVVGIPLAFLVVFAKGFSYGFTSSFLLIHYGFDGFIFSLTSFLPQSIILIPGIIFVSAASMNFAVANYKSNQKYFKERRGKWMDYGLVLLIGILIIILTGFIETFISPLFMKMIMNNMIN, from the coding sequence GTGAGGACTAAAAAAAGGGTTGTTTCAAAAAAGGAAATATTGTATGGCATCAGTATTTTAGCATTATTACTTGGAATTTGTGTCGGAGCTATATTTGCTAACTATATGAATTATATTCAAAATCAAGAACTCATAAATTATATGAACAACTTTTTTATGGGATTTCCCGATAGGAATATTTCCTACTTAGATATATTAAAGCAGTCCATACTTTCCCACGGAAGAACCATAGCGCTTTTATGGGTTTTTGGATTAGGTGTTGTCGGTATTCCACTTGCTTTCCTTGTAGTATTTGCAAAAGGATTTTCCTATGGATTTACGTCATCATTCTTACTTATCCATTATGGTTTTGATGGTTTTATATTTAGCCTTACTTCTTTTTTACCCCAAAGCATCATACTGATTCCAGGAATAATATTTGTTTCAGCGGCCAGTATGAATTTTGCAGTTGCTAATTATAAAAGTAATCAAAAATACTTTAAAGAAAGAAGAGGTAAGTGGATGGACTATGGTTTAGTTTTATTAATTGGAATATTGATTATCATTTTAACGGGATTTATTGAAACCTTCATTTCACCACTTTTTATGAAAATGATTATGAATAATATGATTAACTAA
- a CDS encoding NUDIX hydrolase — protein sequence MDFEHETINRKEIYKGKIISLVQDIISLPNGKTAKRDVVLHNGAAAIVPMDESGNILFVRQYRQPVGEEILEIPAGTLEEGEEPLECAKRELEEETGYKANEFTHICSMYTAVGFCTEIIHIYLGTDLIMGKQNLDEDEFVNVEKYPFNEAMKMIFDGRIKDSKTISGILGANHIMNSK from the coding sequence ATGGATTTTGAACATGAAACCATTAATAGAAAAGAAATATACAAAGGAAAAATCATATCATTAGTACAAGACATTATTAGCCTACCTAATGGAAAAACAGCGAAAAGAGATGTGGTGCTTCATAACGGGGCAGCAGCTATAGTGCCTATGGATGAAAGTGGAAACATTTTATTTGTTCGTCAATATAGGCAACCAGTAGGGGAAGAAATATTAGAAATTCCCGCAGGTACTTTAGAGGAGGGGGAGGAGCCTTTAGAATGTGCCAAAAGGGAATTGGAAGAAGAAACAGGGTACAAGGCAAATGAGTTCACCCACATTTGTTCGATGTATACCGCAGTAGGTTTCTGCACCGAAATAATACATATTTATCTAGGGACCGATTTGATTATGGGGAAACAAAACCTTGATGAGGACGAGTTCGTTAATGTTGAGAAATATCCATTTAATGAGGCGATGAAAATGATATTTGATGGTAGGATAAAAGATAGTAAAACCATATCGGGTATATTAGGGGCCAATCATATAATGAACAGTAAATAA